One part of the Muntiacus reevesi chromosome 18, mMunRee1.1, whole genome shotgun sequence genome encodes these proteins:
- the RUNDC3A gene encoding RUN domain-containing protein 3A isoform X3, whose product MEASFVQTTMALGLSSKKASSRNVAVERRNLITVCRFSVKTLLEKYTTEPIDDSSEEFVNFAAILEQILSHRFKACAPAGPVSWFSSDGQRGFWDYIRLACSKVPNNCVSSIENMENISTARAKGRAWIRVALMEKRMSEYITTALRDTRTTRRFYDSGAIMMREEATVLTGMLIGLSAIDFSFCLKGEVLDGKTPVVIDYTPYLKFTQSYDYLTDEEERHSAESSTSEDNSPEHPYLPLVTDEDSWYSKWHKMEQKFRIVYAQKLKDLEAENRRLQLQLEEAAAQNQREKRELEGVILELQEQLTGLIPGDHAPLAQGSKDLTTRLVNQWPSLGTLSGAEGANNPKLYRRHSFMSTEPLSAEASLSSDSQRLGEGKRDEEPWGPIGKDPTPSMLGLCGSLASIPSCKSLASFKSNECLVSDSPEGSPALSPS is encoded by the exons ATGGAAGCGAGCTTTGTCCAGACCACCATGGCTCTGGGGTTGTCCTCCAAGAAAGCGTCTTCCCGCAACGTGGCCGTGGAGCGCAGGAACCTGATCACCGTGTGCAG GTTCTCCGTGAAAACCCTGCTGGAGAAGTACACAACGGAGCCCATCGATGACTCATCCGAGGAGTTTGTGAATTTTGCAGCCATCTTAGAGCAGATCCTCAGCCATCGTTTCAAAG CCTGTGCCCCAGCAGGTCCGGTGAGCTGGTTCAGCTCAGACGGGCAGCGAGGCTTTTGGGACTATATCCGCCTGGCCTGCAGCAAAGTGCCCAACAACTGTGTGAGCAGCATCGAGAACATGGAAAACATCAGTACCGCCCGGGCCAAG GGCCGGGCATGGATCCGGGTGGCACTGATGGAGAAGCGCATGTCAGAATACATCACCACAGCCCTGCGGGACACTCGGACCACCAG ACGCTTCTACGACTCAGGAGCCATCATGATGCGGGAGGAAGCCACGGTCCTCACTGGGATGCTGATCGGACTGAGCGCCATAGACTTCAG CTTCTGCCTAAAGGGCGAAGTGCTGGACGGGAAGACCCCCGTGGTCATCGACTACACGCCCTACCTAAAGTTCACTCAGAG CTACGACTACTTGACGGACGAGGAGGAGCGGCACAGCGCCGAGAGCAGCACGAGCGAGGACAACTCGCCCGAGCACCCGTACCTGCCGCTCGTCACCGACGAGGACAGCTGGTACAGCAAGTGGCACAAGATGGAACAGAAGTTCCGCATCGTCTACGCGCAGAAG CTGAAGGACCTGGAGGCGGAGAACCGGCGGCTGCAACTGCAgctggaggaggcggcggcgcaGAACCAGCGGGAGAAGCGGGAGCTGGAAGGCGTGATCCTGGAGCTGCAGGAGCAGCT gacaggtctgatccctggtgaCCACGCTCCCCTGGCCCAGGGTTCCAAGGACCTCACCACACGCCTGGTCAACCAATGGCCATCACTGGGCACGCTCAGTGGGGCCGAGGGTGCCAACAACCCCAAGCTCTACCGGAG ACACAGTTTCATGAGCACGGAGCCCCTGTCTGCTGAAGCCAGTCTAAGCTCGGACTCCCAGCGCCTGGGAGAGGGCAAACGGGACGAGGAGCCCTGGGGTCCCATCG GGAAGGACCCCACGCCCTCCATGCTGGGCCTCTGCGGCTCCCTGGCCTCCATCCCCAGCTGCAAGTCCCTGGCGAGCTTCAAATCCAACGAGTGCCTGGTGAGCGACAGTCCCGAGGGCAGCCCGGCACTGAGCCCCAGCTGA
- the RUNDC3A gene encoding RUN domain-containing protein 3A isoform X2, translated as MEASFVQTTMALGLSSKKASSRNVAVERRNLITVCRFSVKTLLEKYTTEPIDDSSEEFVNFAAILEQILSHRFKGPVSWFSSDGQRGFWDYIRLACSKVPNNCVSSIENMENISTARAKGRAWIRVALMEKRMSEYITTALRDTRTTRRFYDSGAIMMREEATVLTGMLIGLSAIDFSFCLKGEVLDGKTPVVIDYTPYLKFTQSYDYLTDEEERHSAESSTSEDNSPEHPYLPLVTDEDSWYSKWHKMEQKFRIVYAQKGYLEELVRLRESQLKDLEAENRRLQLQLEEAAAQNQREKRELEGVILELQEQLTGLIPGDHAPLAQGSKDLTTRLVNQWPSLGTLSGAEGANNPKLYRRHSFMSTEPLSAEASLSSDSQRLGEGKRDEEPWGPIGKDPTPSMLGLCGSLASIPSCKSLASFKSNECLVSDSPEGSPALSPS; from the exons ATGGAAGCGAGCTTTGTCCAGACCACCATGGCTCTGGGGTTGTCCTCCAAGAAAGCGTCTTCCCGCAACGTGGCCGTGGAGCGCAGGAACCTGATCACCGTGTGCAG GTTCTCCGTGAAAACCCTGCTGGAGAAGTACACAACGGAGCCCATCGATGACTCATCCGAGGAGTTTGTGAATTTTGCAGCCATCTTAGAGCAGATCCTCAGCCATCGTTTCAAAG GTCCGGTGAGCTGGTTCAGCTCAGACGGGCAGCGAGGCTTTTGGGACTATATCCGCCTGGCCTGCAGCAAAGTGCCCAACAACTGTGTGAGCAGCATCGAGAACATGGAAAACATCAGTACCGCCCGGGCCAAG GGCCGGGCATGGATCCGGGTGGCACTGATGGAGAAGCGCATGTCAGAATACATCACCACAGCCCTGCGGGACACTCGGACCACCAG ACGCTTCTACGACTCAGGAGCCATCATGATGCGGGAGGAAGCCACGGTCCTCACTGGGATGCTGATCGGACTGAGCGCCATAGACTTCAG CTTCTGCCTAAAGGGCGAAGTGCTGGACGGGAAGACCCCCGTGGTCATCGACTACACGCCCTACCTAAAGTTCACTCAGAG CTACGACTACTTGACGGACGAGGAGGAGCGGCACAGCGCCGAGAGCAGCACGAGCGAGGACAACTCGCCCGAGCACCCGTACCTGCCGCTCGTCACCGACGAGGACAGCTGGTACAGCAAGTGGCACAAGATGGAACAGAAGTTCCGCATCGTCTACGCGCAGAAG GGCTACCTGGAGGAGCTGGTGCGTCTGCGCGAATCGCAGCTGAAGGACCTGGAGGCGGAGAACCGGCGGCTGCAACTGCAgctggaggaggcggcggcgcaGAACCAGCGGGAGAAGCGGGAGCTGGAAGGCGTGATCCTGGAGCTGCAGGAGCAGCT gacaggtctgatccctggtgaCCACGCTCCCCTGGCCCAGGGTTCCAAGGACCTCACCACACGCCTGGTCAACCAATGGCCATCACTGGGCACGCTCAGTGGGGCCGAGGGTGCCAACAACCCCAAGCTCTACCGGAG ACACAGTTTCATGAGCACGGAGCCCCTGTCTGCTGAAGCCAGTCTAAGCTCGGACTCCCAGCGCCTGGGAGAGGGCAAACGGGACGAGGAGCCCTGGGGTCCCATCG GGAAGGACCCCACGCCCTCCATGCTGGGCCTCTGCGGCTCCCTGGCCTCCATCCCCAGCTGCAAGTCCCTGGCGAGCTTCAAATCCAACGAGTGCCTGGTGAGCGACAGTCCCGAGGGCAGCCCGGCACTGAGCCCCAGCTGA
- the RUNDC3A gene encoding RUN domain-containing protein 3A isoform X1 produces the protein MEASFVQTTMALGLSSKKASSRNVAVERRNLITVCRFSVKTLLEKYTTEPIDDSSEEFVNFAAILEQILSHRFKACAPAGPVSWFSSDGQRGFWDYIRLACSKVPNNCVSSIENMENISTARAKGRAWIRVALMEKRMSEYITTALRDTRTTRRFYDSGAIMMREEATVLTGMLIGLSAIDFSFCLKGEVLDGKTPVVIDYTPYLKFTQSYDYLTDEEERHSAESSTSEDNSPEHPYLPLVTDEDSWYSKWHKMEQKFRIVYAQKGYLEELVRLRESQLKDLEAENRRLQLQLEEAAAQNQREKRELEGVILELQEQLTGLIPGDHAPLAQGSKDLTTRLVNQWPSLGTLSGAEGANNPKLYRRHSFMSTEPLSAEASLSSDSQRLGEGKRDEEPWGPIGKDPTPSMLGLCGSLASIPSCKSLASFKSNECLVSDSPEGSPALSPS, from the exons ATGGAAGCGAGCTTTGTCCAGACCACCATGGCTCTGGGGTTGTCCTCCAAGAAAGCGTCTTCCCGCAACGTGGCCGTGGAGCGCAGGAACCTGATCACCGTGTGCAG GTTCTCCGTGAAAACCCTGCTGGAGAAGTACACAACGGAGCCCATCGATGACTCATCCGAGGAGTTTGTGAATTTTGCAGCCATCTTAGAGCAGATCCTCAGCCATCGTTTCAAAG CCTGTGCCCCAGCAGGTCCGGTGAGCTGGTTCAGCTCAGACGGGCAGCGAGGCTTTTGGGACTATATCCGCCTGGCCTGCAGCAAAGTGCCCAACAACTGTGTGAGCAGCATCGAGAACATGGAAAACATCAGTACCGCCCGGGCCAAG GGCCGGGCATGGATCCGGGTGGCACTGATGGAGAAGCGCATGTCAGAATACATCACCACAGCCCTGCGGGACACTCGGACCACCAG ACGCTTCTACGACTCAGGAGCCATCATGATGCGGGAGGAAGCCACGGTCCTCACTGGGATGCTGATCGGACTGAGCGCCATAGACTTCAG CTTCTGCCTAAAGGGCGAAGTGCTGGACGGGAAGACCCCCGTGGTCATCGACTACACGCCCTACCTAAAGTTCACTCAGAG CTACGACTACTTGACGGACGAGGAGGAGCGGCACAGCGCCGAGAGCAGCACGAGCGAGGACAACTCGCCCGAGCACCCGTACCTGCCGCTCGTCACCGACGAGGACAGCTGGTACAGCAAGTGGCACAAGATGGAACAGAAGTTCCGCATCGTCTACGCGCAGAAG GGCTACCTGGAGGAGCTGGTGCGTCTGCGCGAATCGCAGCTGAAGGACCTGGAGGCGGAGAACCGGCGGCTGCAACTGCAgctggaggaggcggcggcgcaGAACCAGCGGGAGAAGCGGGAGCTGGAAGGCGTGATCCTGGAGCTGCAGGAGCAGCT gacaggtctgatccctggtgaCCACGCTCCCCTGGCCCAGGGTTCCAAGGACCTCACCACACGCCTGGTCAACCAATGGCCATCACTGGGCACGCTCAGTGGGGCCGAGGGTGCCAACAACCCCAAGCTCTACCGGAG ACACAGTTTCATGAGCACGGAGCCCCTGTCTGCTGAAGCCAGTCTAAGCTCGGACTCCCAGCGCCTGGGAGAGGGCAAACGGGACGAGGAGCCCTGGGGTCCCATCG GGAAGGACCCCACGCCCTCCATGCTGGGCCTCTGCGGCTCCCTGGCCTCCATCCCCAGCTGCAAGTCCCTGGCGAGCTTCAAATCCAACGAGTGCCTGGTGAGCGACAGTCCCGAGGGCAGCCCGGCACTGAGCCCCAGCTGA
- the RUNDC3A gene encoding RUN domain-containing protein 3A isoform X6, whose protein sequence is MEASFVQTTMALGLSSKKASSRNVAVERRNLITVCRFSVKTLLEKYTTEPIDDSSEEFVNFAAILEQILSHRFKACAPAGPVSWFSSDGQRGFWDYIRLACSKVPNNCVSSIENMENISTARAKGRAWIRVALMEKRMSEYITTALRDTRTTRRFYDSGAIMMREEATVLTGMLIGLSAIDFSFCLKGEVLDGKTPVVIDYTPYLKFTQSYDYLTDEEERHSAESSTSEDNSPEHPYLPLVTDEDSWYSKWHKMEQKFRIVYAQKGYLEELVRLRESQLKDLEAENRRLQLQLEEAAAQNQREKRELEGVILELQEQLHSFMSTEPLSAEASLSSDSQRLGEGKRDEEPWGPIGKDPTPSMLGLCGSLASIPSCKSLASFKSNECLVSDSPEGSPALSPS, encoded by the exons ATGGAAGCGAGCTTTGTCCAGACCACCATGGCTCTGGGGTTGTCCTCCAAGAAAGCGTCTTCCCGCAACGTGGCCGTGGAGCGCAGGAACCTGATCACCGTGTGCAG GTTCTCCGTGAAAACCCTGCTGGAGAAGTACACAACGGAGCCCATCGATGACTCATCCGAGGAGTTTGTGAATTTTGCAGCCATCTTAGAGCAGATCCTCAGCCATCGTTTCAAAG CCTGTGCCCCAGCAGGTCCGGTGAGCTGGTTCAGCTCAGACGGGCAGCGAGGCTTTTGGGACTATATCCGCCTGGCCTGCAGCAAAGTGCCCAACAACTGTGTGAGCAGCATCGAGAACATGGAAAACATCAGTACCGCCCGGGCCAAG GGCCGGGCATGGATCCGGGTGGCACTGATGGAGAAGCGCATGTCAGAATACATCACCACAGCCCTGCGGGACACTCGGACCACCAG ACGCTTCTACGACTCAGGAGCCATCATGATGCGGGAGGAAGCCACGGTCCTCACTGGGATGCTGATCGGACTGAGCGCCATAGACTTCAG CTTCTGCCTAAAGGGCGAAGTGCTGGACGGGAAGACCCCCGTGGTCATCGACTACACGCCCTACCTAAAGTTCACTCAGAG CTACGACTACTTGACGGACGAGGAGGAGCGGCACAGCGCCGAGAGCAGCACGAGCGAGGACAACTCGCCCGAGCACCCGTACCTGCCGCTCGTCACCGACGAGGACAGCTGGTACAGCAAGTGGCACAAGATGGAACAGAAGTTCCGCATCGTCTACGCGCAGAAG GGCTACCTGGAGGAGCTGGTGCGTCTGCGCGAATCGCAGCTGAAGGACCTGGAGGCGGAGAACCGGCGGCTGCAACTGCAgctggaggaggcggcggcgcaGAACCAGCGGGAGAAGCGGGAGCTGGAAGGCGTGATCCTGGAGCTGCAGGAGCAGCT ACACAGTTTCATGAGCACGGAGCCCCTGTCTGCTGAAGCCAGTCTAAGCTCGGACTCCCAGCGCCTGGGAGAGGGCAAACGGGACGAGGAGCCCTGGGGTCCCATCG GGAAGGACCCCACGCCCTCCATGCTGGGCCTCTGCGGCTCCCTGGCCTCCATCCCCAGCTGCAAGTCCCTGGCGAGCTTCAAATCCAACGAGTGCCTGGTGAGCGACAGTCCCGAGGGCAGCCCGGCACTGAGCCCCAGCTGA
- the RUNDC3A gene encoding RUN domain-containing protein 3A isoform X7 has translation MEASFVQTTMALGLSSKKASSRNVAVERRNLITVCRFSVKTLLEKYTTEPIDDSSEEFVNFAAILEQILSHRFKGPVSWFSSDGQRGFWDYIRLACSKVPNNCVSSIENMENISTARAKGRAWIRVALMEKRMSEYITTALRDTRTTRRFYDSGAIMMREEATVLTGMLIGLSAIDFSFCLKGEVLDGKTPVVIDYTPYLKFTQSYDYLTDEEERHSAESSTSEDNSPEHPYLPLVTDEDSWYSKWHKMEQKFRIVYAQKGYLEELVRLRESQLKDLEAENRRLQLQLEEAAAQNQREKRELEGVILELQEQLHSFMSTEPLSAEASLSSDSQRLGEGKRDEEPWGPIGKDPTPSMLGLCGSLASIPSCKSLASFKSNECLVSDSPEGSPALSPS, from the exons ATGGAAGCGAGCTTTGTCCAGACCACCATGGCTCTGGGGTTGTCCTCCAAGAAAGCGTCTTCCCGCAACGTGGCCGTGGAGCGCAGGAACCTGATCACCGTGTGCAG GTTCTCCGTGAAAACCCTGCTGGAGAAGTACACAACGGAGCCCATCGATGACTCATCCGAGGAGTTTGTGAATTTTGCAGCCATCTTAGAGCAGATCCTCAGCCATCGTTTCAAAG GTCCGGTGAGCTGGTTCAGCTCAGACGGGCAGCGAGGCTTTTGGGACTATATCCGCCTGGCCTGCAGCAAAGTGCCCAACAACTGTGTGAGCAGCATCGAGAACATGGAAAACATCAGTACCGCCCGGGCCAAG GGCCGGGCATGGATCCGGGTGGCACTGATGGAGAAGCGCATGTCAGAATACATCACCACAGCCCTGCGGGACACTCGGACCACCAG ACGCTTCTACGACTCAGGAGCCATCATGATGCGGGAGGAAGCCACGGTCCTCACTGGGATGCTGATCGGACTGAGCGCCATAGACTTCAG CTTCTGCCTAAAGGGCGAAGTGCTGGACGGGAAGACCCCCGTGGTCATCGACTACACGCCCTACCTAAAGTTCACTCAGAG CTACGACTACTTGACGGACGAGGAGGAGCGGCACAGCGCCGAGAGCAGCACGAGCGAGGACAACTCGCCCGAGCACCCGTACCTGCCGCTCGTCACCGACGAGGACAGCTGGTACAGCAAGTGGCACAAGATGGAACAGAAGTTCCGCATCGTCTACGCGCAGAAG GGCTACCTGGAGGAGCTGGTGCGTCTGCGCGAATCGCAGCTGAAGGACCTGGAGGCGGAGAACCGGCGGCTGCAACTGCAgctggaggaggcggcggcgcaGAACCAGCGGGAGAAGCGGGAGCTGGAAGGCGTGATCCTGGAGCTGCAGGAGCAGCT ACACAGTTTCATGAGCACGGAGCCCCTGTCTGCTGAAGCCAGTCTAAGCTCGGACTCCCAGCGCCTGGGAGAGGGCAAACGGGACGAGGAGCCCTGGGGTCCCATCG GGAAGGACCCCACGCCCTCCATGCTGGGCCTCTGCGGCTCCCTGGCCTCCATCCCCAGCTGCAAGTCCCTGGCGAGCTTCAAATCCAACGAGTGCCTGGTGAGCGACAGTCCCGAGGGCAGCCCGGCACTGAGCCCCAGCTGA
- the RUNDC3A gene encoding RUN domain-containing protein 3A isoform X5 — MEASFVQTTMALGLSSKKASSRNVAVERRNLITVCRFSVKTLLEKYTTEPIDDSSEEFVNFAAILEQILSHRFKGPVSWFSSDGQRGFWDYIRLACSKVPNNCVSSIENMENISTARAKGRAWIRVALMEKRMSEYITTALRDTRTTRRFYDSGAIMMREEATVLTGMLIGLSAIDFSFCLKGEVLDGKTPVVIDYTPYLKFTQSYDYLTDEEERHSAESSTSEDNSPEHPYLPLVTDEDSWYSKWHKMEQKFRIVYAQKGYLEELVRLRESQLKDLEAENRRLQLQLEEAAAQNQREKRELEGVILELQEQLTGLIPGDHAPLAQGSKDLTTRLVNQWPSLGTLSGAEGANNPKLYRRHSFMSTEPLSAEASLSSDSQRLGEGKRDEEPWGPIGSSEPN; from the exons ATGGAAGCGAGCTTTGTCCAGACCACCATGGCTCTGGGGTTGTCCTCCAAGAAAGCGTCTTCCCGCAACGTGGCCGTGGAGCGCAGGAACCTGATCACCGTGTGCAG GTTCTCCGTGAAAACCCTGCTGGAGAAGTACACAACGGAGCCCATCGATGACTCATCCGAGGAGTTTGTGAATTTTGCAGCCATCTTAGAGCAGATCCTCAGCCATCGTTTCAAAG GTCCGGTGAGCTGGTTCAGCTCAGACGGGCAGCGAGGCTTTTGGGACTATATCCGCCTGGCCTGCAGCAAAGTGCCCAACAACTGTGTGAGCAGCATCGAGAACATGGAAAACATCAGTACCGCCCGGGCCAAG GGCCGGGCATGGATCCGGGTGGCACTGATGGAGAAGCGCATGTCAGAATACATCACCACAGCCCTGCGGGACACTCGGACCACCAG ACGCTTCTACGACTCAGGAGCCATCATGATGCGGGAGGAAGCCACGGTCCTCACTGGGATGCTGATCGGACTGAGCGCCATAGACTTCAG CTTCTGCCTAAAGGGCGAAGTGCTGGACGGGAAGACCCCCGTGGTCATCGACTACACGCCCTACCTAAAGTTCACTCAGAG CTACGACTACTTGACGGACGAGGAGGAGCGGCACAGCGCCGAGAGCAGCACGAGCGAGGACAACTCGCCCGAGCACCCGTACCTGCCGCTCGTCACCGACGAGGACAGCTGGTACAGCAAGTGGCACAAGATGGAACAGAAGTTCCGCATCGTCTACGCGCAGAAG GGCTACCTGGAGGAGCTGGTGCGTCTGCGCGAATCGCAGCTGAAGGACCTGGAGGCGGAGAACCGGCGGCTGCAACTGCAgctggaggaggcggcggcgcaGAACCAGCGGGAGAAGCGGGAGCTGGAAGGCGTGATCCTGGAGCTGCAGGAGCAGCT gacaggtctgatccctggtgaCCACGCTCCCCTGGCCCAGGGTTCCAAGGACCTCACCACACGCCTGGTCAACCAATGGCCATCACTGGGCACGCTCAGTGGGGCCGAGGGTGCCAACAACCCCAAGCTCTACCGGAG ACACAGTTTCATGAGCACGGAGCCCCTGTCTGCTGAAGCCAGTCTAAGCTCGGACTCCCAGCGCCTGGGAGAGGGCAAACGGGACGAGGAGCCCTGGGGTCCCATCG GAAGCTCAGAACCAAATTAG
- the RUNDC3A gene encoding RUN domain-containing protein 3A isoform X4, with the protein MEASFVQTTMALGLSSKKASSRNVAVERRNLITVCRFSVKTLLEKYTTEPIDDSSEEFVNFAAILEQILSHRFKACAPAGPVSWFSSDGQRGFWDYIRLACSKVPNNCVSSIENMENISTARAKGRAWIRVALMEKRMSEYITTALRDTRTTRRFYDSGAIMMREEATVLTGMLIGLSAIDFSFCLKGEVLDGKTPVVIDYTPYLKFTQSYDYLTDEEERHSAESSTSEDNSPEHPYLPLVTDEDSWYSKWHKMEQKFRIVYAQKGYLEELVRLRESQLKDLEAENRRLQLQLEEAAAQNQREKRELEGVILELQEQLTGLIPGDHAPLAQGSKDLTTRLVNQWPSLGTLSGAEGANNPKLYRRHSFMSTEPLSAEASLSSDSQRLGEGKRDEEPWGPIGSSEPN; encoded by the exons ATGGAAGCGAGCTTTGTCCAGACCACCATGGCTCTGGGGTTGTCCTCCAAGAAAGCGTCTTCCCGCAACGTGGCCGTGGAGCGCAGGAACCTGATCACCGTGTGCAG GTTCTCCGTGAAAACCCTGCTGGAGAAGTACACAACGGAGCCCATCGATGACTCATCCGAGGAGTTTGTGAATTTTGCAGCCATCTTAGAGCAGATCCTCAGCCATCGTTTCAAAG CCTGTGCCCCAGCAGGTCCGGTGAGCTGGTTCAGCTCAGACGGGCAGCGAGGCTTTTGGGACTATATCCGCCTGGCCTGCAGCAAAGTGCCCAACAACTGTGTGAGCAGCATCGAGAACATGGAAAACATCAGTACCGCCCGGGCCAAG GGCCGGGCATGGATCCGGGTGGCACTGATGGAGAAGCGCATGTCAGAATACATCACCACAGCCCTGCGGGACACTCGGACCACCAG ACGCTTCTACGACTCAGGAGCCATCATGATGCGGGAGGAAGCCACGGTCCTCACTGGGATGCTGATCGGACTGAGCGCCATAGACTTCAG CTTCTGCCTAAAGGGCGAAGTGCTGGACGGGAAGACCCCCGTGGTCATCGACTACACGCCCTACCTAAAGTTCACTCAGAG CTACGACTACTTGACGGACGAGGAGGAGCGGCACAGCGCCGAGAGCAGCACGAGCGAGGACAACTCGCCCGAGCACCCGTACCTGCCGCTCGTCACCGACGAGGACAGCTGGTACAGCAAGTGGCACAAGATGGAACAGAAGTTCCGCATCGTCTACGCGCAGAAG GGCTACCTGGAGGAGCTGGTGCGTCTGCGCGAATCGCAGCTGAAGGACCTGGAGGCGGAGAACCGGCGGCTGCAACTGCAgctggaggaggcggcggcgcaGAACCAGCGGGAGAAGCGGGAGCTGGAAGGCGTGATCCTGGAGCTGCAGGAGCAGCT gacaggtctgatccctggtgaCCACGCTCCCCTGGCCCAGGGTTCCAAGGACCTCACCACACGCCTGGTCAACCAATGGCCATCACTGGGCACGCTCAGTGGGGCCGAGGGTGCCAACAACCCCAAGCTCTACCGGAG ACACAGTTTCATGAGCACGGAGCCCCTGTCTGCTGAAGCCAGTCTAAGCTCGGACTCCCAGCGCCTGGGAGAGGGCAAACGGGACGAGGAGCCCTGGGGTCCCATCG GAAGCTCAGAACCAAATTAG